From the Streptomyces nodosus genome, the window CGATCGCCGACGCCTGGGTCGACGGGCGAACGCCCTGCGAGGCCGAGTCCGCGATCACGTCCCCGCCGGTCGTGGTGAGGGAGATTCGGCGGCCTGTGGTGCGGGACAGCTCGGTGACGACGCTCTGGACACCGTCCCAGCGGGGGTGGGTGGCGGCGAATCCGCTCAGACGCCGGAGGATGTCCGTGTCCTCGGACAGGACGTGGCCGCGGGCCTCGGTCACGGCCCTGGTCGTGGTCTGCACGGCGAGCCAGGCGGTGGCGGCCACCGAACAGACCGCGATGACCACCGAGGTGAGCAGCAGCCGGAAGAGCAGGCTGCGATGGAGAGGAACCTCAGGAAGCACCGCGGCCGCCCACGAGCTTGTACCCCACACCGAACACGGTCTGCAGACGCACCGGTTTACGGGGATTCGATTCGATCTTCTTCCGCAGGTTCATGATGTGCACATCCACCGCCCGTTCGGTCGACGCACGGTCGAAGCCGCTGGAGTGCTGCAGCAGTTGCTGCCGGGAGAAGACCCGGCCGGGCTCGGCGGCCATGGCGAGCAGGATCTCGAACTCGCCGGGGGTGCAGAGCACGATCCGGCCCCCGCATCTGACCTCGTGCCGCACCGGGTCCACCGTGATGTCACCGGCCCGCAGCGCGCGGTCGCCGCCGTCGCCGTGGCGCTGGGTCCGGCGCAGCACGCTGCGGATCCTGGCCAGGAGCTCCCGGGGGCTGTAGGGCTTGGTCATGTAGTCGTCCGCACCGATGTCCAGGCCGGCGAGGACGTCCTCCTCGGTGGAACGAGCGGTGAGCATCAGCACGGGAATGTCGTGGTGGCGCCGCAGAGCGCGGCAGACGCCGATGCCGTCGATCTCGGGGAGCATCACATCGAGGACGATCAGGTCCGGAATCCGTTTCAGCGCCTCGTCGACGGCGGCCCTGCCGTCGTGCACCACGACCGCCTCATGACCCTCCGACAGCAGTAGTCGTCGGATCAGTGCGGACTGCAGCTCATTGTCTTCGGCAACCAGGATATGTGCGCACACGGCGCTGACTCTAACCGTGCTGACCTGCGGATTCTATGGAAAGAGTGGTATCTCGCATCCTGACAACTTCCTGAAATCCGCCTGCCACCCTGTGGCCGTGCCCGACGGCGAGTGCGGCGTGGTCGACGCACGAACGCGTGACATGCGGCCCTGGTCGGCCGCGGGCGTCGTCCGTGCATCCGCGCAGGGCTTTCCGCCGTCCGGGCCCGTCCATGTTCGTCCTTCCGCTTGACGCAGACCGGAGATCCCGTGCATTCCATGCGATGGCCCACCTCAGCCGCCATACCCGTCGTTCTGGCGACGCTCCTCGCCGGGTGCGGCACCGACGGAGGGAGCCGGGCCGACGACAACTCCGCCTCGGCCGGCGCAGCCGGCAGCACGGAACCCGGCAAGAGGCCCGGCTCCCGGATCGTGCTTGCGGTGACGGACGGTCAGAGTCACGCTTCCGTGCGGCGCAGCGGTCGTGTCACCGTGCGGGGCGGAACCCTTCGGGACGTGGTGCTCTCCACCGGCGGACGCACCGTCCCGGGCCGGATGAGCCCCGACCGGCTCAGCTGGACGCCCGTCGGGGATCTCGACTACGACAGCCGGTACACACTCGTGGCCACGGCGACCTCGGAGGACGGCCGTGACGCCACCGAGAAGGCGTCGTTCACCACGCTGCGCGAGAGCGAGCGCTTTGTGGGGACCTTCACCCCGGACGACGGATCGACCGTCGGGGTCGGCATGCCCGTCTCGTTCACGTTCGACAAGGCGATCGCGAACAAGCGGGCCGTGGAGGAGGCCATCACGGTACGCTCCAGCAGCGGCCGGCCCGTCGTCGGCCACTGGTTCGGCGACCGGCGTCTCGACTTCCGGCCGCAGGACTACTGGAAGCCCCACTCCACCGTCAGCGTGAAGATCGCACTCGACGGAGTCAAAGGCGCGGACGGGGCCTACGGGTATCAGAACAAGACCGTCACCTTCACCGTCGGACGCAGTCAGGTCTCGACCGTCGACGCCGCCGCACACACCATGAAGGTCAGCCGGGACGGAAAGCCCCTGCGTACCGTGCCGATCACCGCCGGCGCGCCCGAATCCCCCACCTACAACGGGCAGATGGTCGTCTCCGAGAAGCTCGTCCAGACCCGTATGAACGGGGCCACGGTCGGCTTCGCGGGACAGTACGACATCCCGGACGTGCCGCACGCCATGCGGTTGTCGGCATCCGGCACCTTCATCCACGGCAACTACTGGGGAGCCGACTCGGTCTTCGGGCGGTCCAACATCAGTCACGGCTGCATCGGACTCAAGGACGCACAGGGCGGCGGCGACGCGGCGCGGGACGGCGCCTGGTTCTACTCCCAGTCGCTGATCGGAGACGTCGTGATCGTGAAGAACTCGAAGGACCGGACGATCGCCCCCGACAACGGTCTGAACGGCTGGAACATGTCCTGGGCCGACTGGCAGGCGGGTTCTGCCGCGCACTGAGACACCGCGCGGTCCGGTGGCGCCAGGACCCTGGCCCCGTCGCCACCGGACCGCGCGTGCTCAGCGGGCCAGTGAGCCCGCGTCGCCCATGACGATCACGGGATGCCGCCCGGGATCCAGCGCCAGCAGCAACGCCTTCATATGGGCCTTCTCCAGGCTCACACAGGCATGGGTGGGACCGCCGTGGTCCACATGCAGCCAGATTCCACCGCCCCGCTCCGCACCGAGGGGCCGGGTCCAGTCGAGCGGTGAAGTGCCCGCCTTGCGGTTGTAGTTGATGGCGACGACATAGTCGAAGGAGCCCGCCAGCGACTCACCCGCGAATCCGGTCCCGCCGATGGTGAAAGCGTTGGAGCGGCTGTACGGAAGCCGGGACCCGGGGTCCGGCAGAAGACCGCCGGCATCGGTGAGCTCGAACACCCCGATCGGCGAGCGCAGATCGTCGAGGTGGTGGTCCTCGGTCCAGCCCTTGAGGGCGTTGTGCGCCTTCCAGACGCTCCCGGGCTGCCATCCCGAGGCGGTGCGGTCGTACAACACCACCGTCGACTCCGAGGAGTTGACGCCGTTCCCGGTGACGAGCACGACCTGCCTGCTCTCCTCGGGAATCGAAGCCGACGTCTGCGGCCCCACACCGGGCAGCCCGGCGGACACGGACGCGGTTTCCTTGTGCGCCGAGGCCGAGCCGGCCGTATCTGCCGGGGGCGGGACGACGGCCTGGGGCGAGTCGGCCGACGCGTTCGCGTCCTTCCCCTCGGCCGCGACGACGACCTGACCCGTGGGGCCCGGGCCCCCGGCGGTGGCGCACCCCGACAGCATCGAGACGGCGGCCCCGCAGGCGATGGACAGACGTATGCAGAACACGGGTGAACGCATGGAGTACTCCGTACGGCGAAGACAGCGGAAGCACGGGCGGCCGACCGGCGTCACCCGTGGACATGGCCTCACCTTGGAGCACACTTTTAAGGATCTCGTCAGACCGTGAGTGCGTGCTGCTTTCCTCGAACGGGCCCTTCGCGAGGCCCTGCTGGGTCCTGATGCCCCTCAGCGGCCGACCGCCTCCGCCGGGCTGTGCCGATTGGTGCTGTGCGTCCGCTCGTCACAGCACTAGCGACCTTCGTCGGCACCTGCCGTGGGCCCGGCTTCCTGGTGAGAGGTGAAGAATTCGACCATTCGCTCGAGGCCCCGCTCGCCGAACATGATCTCCAAGCTGGTGGCGGACTCGGCGGCGGATGCTTCGCTGCGTGGGAAGAGCGCTTCCTCGTACGCGGCCAGGGCCGCCTCCACGTCGCCGGGGTGGGCGGCGATCGCCTGGCCGAGTTCGGCTCCGTCGAACATGGCCAGGTTGGCGCCCTCCCCGGCGAAGGGGGACATCAGGTGTGCGGCGTCGCCGAGCAGGGTCACGCCCGGGACATGGTCCCAGCGGTGCCCGACGGGCAGGGCGTGGACGCGGCGGGGGACGAGCGCACCGTCGGCGTCCGCGAGCAGGGCACGCAGGTTTTCGTCCCAGCCGTCGAAGTGGGACAGAAGCGCGGCCTTGGCAGCGGCGTCGTCGCCGAAGTCGATCGTGTCCAGCCAGTCCTCGGCAGCCCTGAGCGCGGTGTAGACGTGGAGGCTGCCGTCGGTCTCCCGGTGCGCGAGAAAGCCGCGCTGATCACCGAGGCAGATGAAGAATCCGCCGCCGAGGAGGGTGGCGCTGCCCGGATGACGGGTGTCGGCGTCGAGCAGCTCGGTCTCGACGAAGGAAATGCCGGTGTAGGCGGGCCGGGCCGACGAGAGCAGCGGACGGATGCGCGACCAGGCGCCGTCGGCGCCGATCAGGAGGTCGGTGGTGATGGTGGATCCGTCGGCGAACGTCACCTCGTGGCGTCCGTCGTCCAGCGGGCGGGCGCCGCTCACCTTCTTGCCCCAGCGGATCGTGCCGTGCGGGAGGGACGCCAGCAGCAACTCGCGCAGCTCTCCCCGGTCCACCTCGGGGCGGCCCCCGGTGTCGTCGTCCTCGTGGGAGACATGGACGGTGCCGTCCGGGCCGACCAGGCGCAGTGCCTGCCCACCGCTGTGGATGATCTTGCGAAAGCCTTCGTACAGATCGGCGGCGTGCAGGGCCTTCTGGCCGTTCTCCTCGTGGATGTCGAGCATGCCGCCCTGGGCGCGGGCGTGCGCCGATGCCTCCAGCTCGAAGACGGTCGCCTCGATGCCGTTGACGTGCAGGACCCGGGCGGCGGTGAGACCGCCGAGACCTCCGCCGACGATCGCGATGGGGTGGTGGGTCGTCATCTCGTATCTCCCAGGCTGGGTGCTGTTCCGACAAGCCCACCGTAGCGAACGTGTTCGTTACGAACAAGTTCGTCGAACTGCCGAAGAAGGCAGGCAGGGGTCAGGGTGTCGACGAGACGGTGCCGGGGCGCGGCCGTTCAGCCGGCGGTGCCGGGGAGAGGCGTATGAAGGATGCCGTTGATCAGAACATCGAAGCCCCAGGACAGCCGGTCCTCGGCCGAACCGGCGAGCAGGGCGGGCATATGTCCCTTGATCATCGGATGGGTGGCCTCCTGCACGGTGTGCGCGGCGTGGATGAGGGCGTTCCAGTCGTCCTGGAACCCGGGGGAGTGCTCCTGCGTCCCGTGCTCCGCGGCAGTGGCCGTGGCGTATTGCAGCAGCTTGTCGACTCCCCAGGCGATCTGCCCCTGGGGCGCGCCGCTGCGGGAGAGCAGGCTCAGCACACGCTCGACGAGGTTCAGATAGTTCTCGCCGCTCGGGCGTGCCACAAGAGCCGAGCGGGCCAGCTGCGGGTGTTGGTACAGGACGTGGGTGTATGAGGTGAGCACCGCGACCAGCTGATCGCGCCAGCCGGTTCCGGCGTCGCTGACGGCCAGGTCGACCTCGCCCAGCAGCGCGTCCAGGACGGCCGCGTGCAGCTCGGCGGTATGGGACACATAGACGTACAGCGAGGACGGGCCGGTGTCCAGCTCCTGCGCCAGGCGGCGCATGGTCACCTTTTCCAGTCCCTCGGAGCGCATGATCCGCACGGCGGTGTCGATGATCCCCCGTCGGGTCAGGGCGGGCTTGGCGGGACGTTCACGGCGGCTGATCGGTTCTCGCTGGGGAGTCATGCCCCGATCGTAACGAACGCGTTCGTCGGACATGGTTGCTCCGCCTTTCACCCGCGCACCCACGCCAGTGCCGCATCGGGCAACGTGTGCCCCGTCGCGCCCGGTTCACCGCAGGGCGGGAAGTCCTTCGGCCAGGCGTTCCAAGGCTGTGTCGAGAGCTGCGAGCGGCGGCTCGGGGGAGGGTGGCCGCAGGCCGGGCGACGGAACCTCGGGCGCGGCGAGGCTGCGCCGTATGACAGCGACATTGGCTGCCGTCGCCGCCGCGCCGGGAAGGTTCCCCGGCGCGGCGGTCAGGGCGCGCAGGGGTTCGAGACAGTTCACCAGGGCCTCCACCGGTGCCGTGCGGTGCGGCGTCGTCCGCCGACGGCCCATCAGGTGCAGCATCCTCCTGTGCAGCCACAACGACCGGGCACTGCTGTGCACTTCACGGACGGTGGCCTCGAACCTCCTGAGCGGGGCCACCGTGTCGGAGCCTTTGCGGTGTGCCTCGAGAACGGCGGCGAGCCCTGCCAGTGCGGCGGCGATCCGGCCCCGCACCACGTCACCAGCCCGTACGGGCAGCAGCAGCCAGCCGACAGCGACCGCAAGGACCGCCCCCACCATCAGGGCCTGCAACCGGATGAGCAGCAACTGCTCCGCGGACTCGCCGTAGTAGCGGTACAACAGCGACATCGTGGTGGTCATACAGGCCGCGTAGCCGGCGTAACTGTGCTGCCGCACCAGCGTCGCGGCGGCCGGCACGACGCAGATCAACACGACGGAGGCCGAGCCGTGCGGATGCAGCAGGACGGTGAGGCCGGTGGCGAACAGGGTTCCCAGGACTGCCCCGGCACCCCGCTCCACTCCCTTCAGAGCCAGATCCCCACGTCCGATCGTCCCCAGGTTGACGACCAGGGCACTCAGGACCGCCCACTGCCAGTGCTCCCCGAACAGCAAGTGTCCGGCCGTGAAGGCGACGGCGAGTGAGAGGCCCGTCTGCGCGGCCATGCGGGTGCTGACGGAAGGTCCCCTGCGTGCTCGTTGCCGGTGCGAGGCCGCCGCGCGCGGTTCCGGCCGGGGGAGGCGGAGCAGGCGCTGGCCGGCCCGTCGCAGGACATGGACCCAGCAGAAGGCCAGCAGACCGACCAGCGCCGCCCAACCGGACCGAGGCCACCAGGGCACCTGTTCCACGCCGCCGGTGGTGAACAGAGAAGCGAGCAGAGCCAGCGGCACCATCGCCCCCAGTCGGGTCGCCATCGGTCCGAAGCGCCGCGTCCAGACGGAGGCGGTCATCAAGGCGACGAACACCACCGCGCCGATCACCGGGTGGGGCGACATCTGCGATCCCAGCCACACACTCGTCCCGGCCGTCACCGAGAACAGGACAGCGCTCCCGATCTGCTCCCGCACCGGTTCTCCGCCGGGCCGCCGAAGGAGCGTGAAGGCGAAGATCACACCCGGAACGACCAGCGCAGCCGGGGGCACATCCGCCAGGCGGGCCAGCGCTGCGGCAGAGGTGGAGGAGAGCAGGATCGAGAACATCAACAGCAATAGCTCGTACGTCTTGCGTAGCATTTTCCTGCCTGTCGGGTGAGGATGGGCCACTGCATGCGACTCGATGTCGCCAATGTAGTACGTCATCGCTTACTATTGCAGGCATGGATGACACCACTCCCACCCACGCGCTGCTTCAAGGGGTCCTGCGGCTCGGTTCGCGGCTGCGCCATGAGAGGCCGGCTGGAGCCCTCAGCTCGAACAAGATCAGCGTCCTGGGACACCTGAGGCGCCGAGGGCCGAGCACTCCCGGCGCCATCGCGCTGGTGGAGTGTCAGCATCCGCAGTCCCTGACCAGGACCTTCGCCGAGTTGCAAGCGGAGGGTTTGATCACCCGAGCGCCTTCGGAGCAGGACCGTCGTGCTTCGGTGCTGGCCATCACGGATGCCGGACGGAGCGCGCTGGCACAGGACCTGGCGCAGCGCGAGGCATGGCTGACAGGGGCCATGGAGGCACTGACCGAGACCGAACAGCAGGTCCTCGTTCTGGCCGGTCGCTTGATGAACCAACTCGCCGACAGGCCCGCGGTGACTGCTCGCCCGGAAAGGCCCAGCTCAGAGGCGTGAGGGTGGTGAAAACCCCCTGGGGTGGCGGGGGGTCTGCCCCCGAGGAGACCTGCAGTTGACAGGCTGTCCCGGCGGGACGGCCGTTGCCAGACTCGCTGCATGACGACTTCCCCCGACA encodes:
- a CDS encoding response regulator transcription factor, yielding MCAHILVAEDNELQSALIRRLLLSEGHEAVVVHDGRAAVDEALKRIPDLIVLDVMLPEIDGIGVCRALRRHHDIPVLMLTARSTEEDVLAGLDIGADDYMTKPYSPRELLARIRSVLRRTQRHGDGGDRALRAGDITVDPVRHEVRCGGRIVLCTPGEFEILLAMAAEPGRVFSRQQLLQHSSGFDRASTERAVDVHIMNLRKKIESNPRKPVRLQTVFGVGYKLVGGRGAS
- a CDS encoding L,D-transpeptidase — translated: MRWPTSAAIPVVLATLLAGCGTDGGSRADDNSASAGAAGSTEPGKRPGSRIVLAVTDGQSHASVRRSGRVTVRGGTLRDVVLSTGGRTVPGRMSPDRLSWTPVGDLDYDSRYTLVATATSEDGRDATEKASFTTLRESERFVGTFTPDDGSTVGVGMPVSFTFDKAIANKRAVEEAITVRSSSGRPVVGHWFGDRRLDFRPQDYWKPHSTVSVKIALDGVKGADGAYGYQNKTVTFTVGRSQVSTVDAAAHTMKVSRDGKPLRTVPITAGAPESPTYNGQMVVSEKLVQTRMNGATVGFAGQYDIPDVPHAMRLSASGTFIHGNYWGADSVFGRSNISHGCIGLKDAQGGGDAARDGAWFYSQSLIGDVVIVKNSKDRTIAPDNGLNGWNMSWADWQAGSAAH
- a CDS encoding FAD-dependent oxidoreductase, giving the protein MTTHHPIAIVGGGLGGLTAARVLHVNGIEATVFELEASAHARAQGGMLDIHEENGQKALHAADLYEGFRKIIHSGGQALRLVGPDGTVHVSHEDDDTGGRPEVDRGELRELLLASLPHGTIRWGKKVSGARPLDDGRHEVTFADGSTITTDLLIGADGAWSRIRPLLSSARPAYTGISFVETELLDADTRHPGSATLLGGGFFICLGDQRGFLAHRETDGSLHVYTALRAAEDWLDTIDFGDDAAAKAALLSHFDGWDENLRALLADADGALVPRRVHALPVGHRWDHVPGVTLLGDAAHLMSPFAGEGANLAMFDGAELGQAIAAHPGDVEAALAAYEEALFPRSEASAAESATSLEIMFGERGLERMVEFFTSHQEAGPTAGADEGR
- a CDS encoding TetR/AcrR family transcriptional regulator, giving the protein MTPQREPISRRERPAKPALTRRGIIDTAVRIMRSEGLEKVTMRRLAQELDTGPSSLYVYVSHTAELHAAVLDALLGEVDLAVSDAGTGWRDQLVAVLTSYTHVLYQHPQLARSALVARPSGENYLNLVERVLSLLSRSGAPQGQIAWGVDKLLQYATATAAEHGTQEHSPGFQDDWNALIHAAHTVQEATHPMIKGHMPALLAGSAEDRLSWGFDVLINGILHTPLPGTAG
- a CDS encoding FUSC family protein, producing the protein MLRKTYELLLLMFSILLSSTSAAALARLADVPPAALVVPGVIFAFTLLRRPGGEPVREQIGSAVLFSVTAGTSVWLGSQMSPHPVIGAVVFVALMTASVWTRRFGPMATRLGAMVPLALLASLFTTGGVEQVPWWPRSGWAALVGLLAFCWVHVLRRAGQRLLRLPRPEPRAAASHRQRARRGPSVSTRMAAQTGLSLAVAFTAGHLLFGEHWQWAVLSALVVNLGTIGRGDLALKGVERGAGAVLGTLFATGLTVLLHPHGSASVVLICVVPAAATLVRQHSYAGYAACMTTTMSLLYRYYGESAEQLLLIRLQALMVGAVLAVAVGWLLLPVRAGDVVRGRIAAALAGLAAVLEAHRKGSDTVAPLRRFEATVREVHSSARSLWLHRRMLHLMGRRRTTPHRTAPVEALVNCLEPLRALTAAPGNLPGAAATAANVAVIRRSLAAPEVPSPGLRPPSPEPPLAALDTALERLAEGLPALR
- a CDS encoding MarR family winged helix-turn-helix transcriptional regulator, coding for MDDTTPTHALLQGVLRLGSRLRHERPAGALSSNKISVLGHLRRRGPSTPGAIALVECQHPQSLTRTFAELQAEGLITRAPSEQDRRASVLAITDAGRSALAQDLAQREAWLTGAMEALTETEQQVLVLAGRLMNQLADRPAVTARPERPSSEA